One Rhododendron vialii isolate Sample 1 chromosome 2a, ASM3025357v1 genomic region harbors:
- the LOC131313012 gene encoding polygalacturonase-like, giving the protein MVKPMMRVLLTPLFIFFSLSLATAATYDVVTLGAIGDGTSDSTNSFLSAWRAACDSVCPATIYVPPGQYLVGKTVFSGVCKSSAIDIHINGTLLAPADYRVISSLDNWLVFERVTGVSIYGGGTLNGQGTGLWACKASGQSCPMGATTLEFTNSNNISISGITLVNSQMFHIVIDSCNNVKVLGVTVQASGNSPNTDGIHIASSSEVTIMNSNIATGDDCISIGPGTTNLWIEQINCGPGHGISIGSLGWALEESGVRNVTVKTVTFTGTQNGVRIKTWAKPSNGFVNGVLFQHITMVNAANPIVIQQNYCPGGHDCPNQVSGVKISNVTYQDIHGSSATQVAMKFDCSNEQPCSGIILEDINLEGSNLPAKSSCVNAAGSNLGVVVPPSCL; this is encoded by the exons ATGGTGAAACCAATGATGAGAGTTCTTCTCACGCccctcttcatcttcttctccctctccctaGCAACTGCAGCAACATACGATGTGGTCACACTGGGAGCCATAGGAGATGGAACATCTGACTCGACCAACTCCTTCCTCAGCGCCTGGCGCGCAGCTTGTGACTCGGTATGCCCGGCCACAATCTACGTTCCGCCAGGGCAATACTTGGTCGGAAAAACTGTATTCAGCGGCGTGTGTAAAAGCAGCGCCATCGACATTCATATCAACGGCACCCTCTTGGCTCCTGCTGATTATCGCGTTATCAGTAGTTTGGATAACTGGCTTGTGTTTGAGCGTGTAACCGGTGTTTCAATTTACGGTGGTGGGACTCTTAATGGTCAAGGAACTGGTTTGTGGGCTTGTAAAGCCTCCGGACAGAGTTGCCCTATGGGAGCTACG ACGCTAGAATTCACCAATTCTAACAACATATCGATTAGCGGAATAACATTAGTAAATAGTCAGATGTTTCACATTGTTATCGACAGCTGCAACAATGTCAAGGTGCTAGGAGTGACGGTACAGGCCTCCGGCAATAGCCCTAACACAGACGGCATTCACATTGCTTCGTCATCCGAGGTCACGATTATGAACTCCAATATCGCTACTGGTGATGATTGCATCTCGATCGGTCCAGGCACTACCAATTTGTGGATTGAACAGATCAATTGCGGCCCTGGACATGGTATTAG CATCGGGAGTCTAGGATGGGCCCTGGAAGAAAGTGGCGTTCGCAATGTGACGGTTAAAACGGTTACGTTCACGGGTACACAGAACGGGGTGAGAATAAAGACTTGGGCCAAACCCAGCAATGGATTTGTTAACGGTGTCCTCTTCCAGCACATCACCATGGTCAATGCCGCTAATCCCATCGTTATCCAACAAAATTACTGCCCGGGAGGCCACGATTGCCCTAATCAA GTTTCAGGTGTGAAGATTAGCAACGTCACGTATCAGGACATTCACGGGTCATCAGCGACACAAGTCGCAATGAAATTCGATTGCAGTAATGAACAGCCATGCAGCGGGATaatattggaagatataaatCTTGAGGGCTCGAATCTACCAGCAAAATCTTCTTGTGTTAATGCTGCAGGAAGCAATTTGGGTGTAGTAGTGCCCCCAAGCTGCTTGTAG